DNA sequence from the Anaerosporomusa subterranea genome:
TGCAGTTTGGTGAAGGCGGTTTTTTGCGCGCCTTTGTTGATTGGATGTTCCATCAGCTAAACAAACAGGGACTGTTTAATGGCCGCGTGGTTGTTGTTCAGCCCATTGCCCAGGGACTGGTCGACAAACTGAATGAGCAGGACGGACTATATACTCTTATCCTGCGCGGCCTGGAGAATGGCAAGCCGACAGAAAGAAACGAGATCATCAGCTCGATTAGCCGGGGTATTAATCCCTATACAGATTGGCAGGCTTATTTGGCTTGTGCCGAAAACCCCGACATGGAATTTATTGTTTCCAACACCACAGAAGCAGGCATTGCTTTTGATCCGAAGGACTCGATGGACAATACGCCGCCAGTATCATTTCCCGGCAAGCTGACTGCATTCCTCTACCACCGTTTCCGCCATTTTAACGGCGACGCTAAACGGGGCATGGCCATGCTACCCTGCGAATTGATTGATCGCAACGGCGATAACTTGAAAAAGACGGTTCTGCAGACCGCTGCCAACTGGGGCCTGCCACAAGAGTTCACAAACTGGGTTGAACAGCATAACACCTTCGCTAACACTTTGGTTGACCGGGTAGTTACCGGTTATCCACGTGACGAGGTTAATGAAATCCAAGCCAAGCTTGGCTATGAGGATGCACTCTTAGATACCGGCGAGCTGTTTCATCTCTGGGTTATCGAAGCGCCGCAAGAGTTAGCAGAGCGGCTTCCGTTCACCAAAGTCGGGCTTGACGTAATCTGGACTGACAATATGGCGCCATATCGTACCCGTAAAGTCCGCATTTTGAATGGCGCGCATACCGGTTCCATCCCTGCCGCCTTCCTCTATGGACTGGAAACGGTAGGGGAAATGATGGATCATCCCGTTTTGGGTAAGTATGTTCGCAGTTTGATCAGCGATGAACTGGTTCCTTCCATCAACCTCGACAGACAGATGCTGACCGCCTTTGCCGACGATGTGGTGGAGCGGTTTAAAAACCCGTATATCAAGCATTACCTGTTGAGCATACTCTTGAACTCTTCTTCCAAATTTAAGACCCGCAACCTGCCGTCCCTGCTTGAATACTATCAGCTAAACGGCAAACTGCCTGAAAAACTGACGTTCTCGTTGGCGGCGCTGATCTCGGTATACCGTCATGGTGTCGTTGACGGAATGCGGATGCAGGCTCGCCGCGACAAAGGTGAGTTTGTCATGCAAGACGACCTGCCGGTGCTGGAATTCTTCGTCAAAACCTGGTCTGTATTTGATGGCAGTAAGGAGTCAGCGCAAACTGTTGCCAAACAAGTGCTAGCAAATACCGCCATCTGGGCGCAAGATTTGAATACAGTTCCTGGTCTGACTGATAAAGTTGCAGCCTATCTGTGGCAGATTGACTCTCTGGGCATGCAATCCACACTAGAAAAGTTGGTTGAGGCAGGTAATTAGCATGAAACTGATACACATCCATGATCGCGATAATGTCGCGGTTCTGCTAGAGCCGATTGTAAAAGGTCAGACAGCCGAGATCAGCGGACAGATGGTGACGGCGACAGAAGATATCGATAAAGGCCATAAAATTGCTCTCACTGCGATTGCTAAAGGGGAGAATATCATTAAATACGGCTTCCCAATCGGCCATGCCACTGTTGATATCGCAGCCGGCCAATGGGTCCATACTCATGTGATCGC
Encoded proteins:
- a CDS encoding tagaturonate reductase translates to MTKLSKSMLASYTPPADLSVWNDSAQLPEKVLQFGEGGFLRAFVDWMFHQLNKQGLFNGRVVVVQPIAQGLVDKLNEQDGLYTLILRGLENGKPTERNEIISSISRGINPYTDWQAYLACAENPDMEFIVSNTTEAGIAFDPKDSMDNTPPVSFPGKLTAFLYHRFRHFNGDAKRGMAMLPCELIDRNGDNLKKTVLQTAANWGLPQEFTNWVEQHNTFANTLVDRVVTGYPRDEVNEIQAKLGYEDALLDTGELFHLWVIEAPQELAERLPFTKVGLDVIWTDNMAPYRTRKVRILNGAHTGSIPAAFLYGLETVGEMMDHPVLGKYVRSLISDELVPSINLDRQMLTAFADDVVERFKNPYIKHYLLSILLNSSSKFKTRNLPSLLEYYQLNGKLPEKLTFSLAALISVYRHGVVDGMRMQARRDKGEFVMQDDLPVLEFFVKTWSVFDGSKESAQTVAKQVLANTAIWAQDLNTVPGLTDKVAAYLWQIDSLGMQSTLEKLVEAGN